GATAATAGTCTACAGCTTTTAGGTTATCCCCTCAGCCATGTTGCCAGCCTTGTAAATCTATGAgagttctgttttttcttcttctccccaaaTAACAGGCCAGAGGGGCCCCCTGGGCCCTCAGACCCCATCTTTTTCTCAGATGTGCTCACTCCGAGTGACTAGGGCCTTGGTGAAAATGGCCAAGGTGCAGTCTGGACATTGGAGGATGAGAGCCTCTACTCCGCGTATCCAATTGCTGCCAGGCTCCAGGGGCAAGAACATGTGGCTCGGAGCTCCTTAGCTGATAAAAGGCAGGGCCCAGATGGCCTGATGAGCTCCACAGTGTACAACAAACAGCTGAGTGCGACAGAGAGGGCACGGACTTTCGGAACAGAGAGGTAAATCCCAGCCTCTCCTTTCATCATCCGCATGGCCTCAGCAAGCCACACAACCCTCTGTAAGCCTGCTTCATAAAATGGTCATAATAATGCTAATTTCATGGGATTGTGATGGTAGCTATGGGCTTTCCATCAGTGGTTAAGAGTACAGGGTAAGAGTTAGCAGGCATGAATCCAGACCTTGCTTTGCCTCTTATGGTCCCGGGCACACTCTCCCAGGTTCggttttcttatccataaaatgggtatATGAATGCTGCCTACCTCAAAGGTGGTTGTGAGGCAAGTGGAGGAGTGTGTCAATTGCTTAGCACCTCGTCCGTGAGGGCGAACACTCTGAAGGTGCTAGCTACCATCACTTTGGCATCTTGGGACTTACGCGTTTTCTTGAGCTGCCTCTTCGGCCTTTGAGACCTTCCTGTAGCAATAGATCATTTCAACGAGCAGCCACAAGGTGAGGAAGACCAGGAGGATGTACATCATGATCTCTGAGACCACAGAGGTGAAGTCCTCTCCAGCTGCAAGGGGGACAGTGAGGCTCAGAACGTGCATGTGCCACAAACCCAGAACTGTCATTGGGTCGGAGATAtatgagaccttttttttttttttaagtacggCTTAAATTAGCCCTGGCTCTAAGGAACTTGAGAAGGCGTCAAAGAGATTCAATGACTCTGACTCTCCTGTCTGTCAGCTTCCTCGCTGACTTTTTtcaggagtgggagtgggggcggggatgggggtgAGAAAGAATGAGGAGTGGAGGGAAAAAGGGAGCCGTGGAAGGAATCCTGGAATGGGGTGAGATGGAAGAACCGGGTCCCAATTTTGTGTGGACAGTCACTTCCCTTATTGGAAACTCTCTTTCTTAACTTGTAAGGTAAGGGTGATAGTTCACACCCTTACCTAGTGTATTCAGGAATATCCGGTGAGATGTGAAAGTCTACACACATGTGAGGGACAGGTCTGGTTCAACCACTGAGCATAGAGTGGCAGAGCGAGTGAGCATGGGAAACATGTAAGGGGCCAGTGCGGTCAGCGCACCCAGTGATCTGGGCGTAGCCTCTACAAGTCTGGACTGGAAACAGGGTCCTTCCCGGTTTATCTTCCTTCCAGGCCATCCCAAACCCAAACAGAAATGAGTATTGGAGCATTCCACATATTACCCAGGTTTTCTGAAACACAAATCTGACCCTGCTATTTTCACGCTTTAAACCTTTCCGTGTTCCATCCCACCCTCAGGATAAAGACCAAACCACGAACGTGGCAAGCAAGATTCACAATCCAGCCCTTTTCTCCTCATTTCCATTCAGTGGACCAGCAAAACTTCACTTCTCATTTACACGGTGGGGTCTTTGGGGATCTGTAGACATTTATTCatcccctttcctcttcctcaatTGTATTGCACACCCCCTCAGCTACCTCTGTCCCAACATCCCCTCCTGCTTTTCAGTGTCCCGACCATTCTTCCAGACTCCACCAAAGTCCCTTCCTCTGTGGAACCTTCTTCGGCCTCTCATGCAGAGCTATTCATGTACTTCTCTGTGCACTTTTCTCATCCGCCCATTGTAATACCTCTCGGGTTGTGCTGtgatgtgtttctctctcttctccactgaCGGTGTGCTTATTAAGaacatatttcacttatttttacaTTATCAGCCTGTTGTCTAATCCTGGAATATTTGCagtactcagtaagtatttgttgagtgaatgaatgcaaataaatattgATCTTTGTTTCACAGCCAACCAGAATGACAATTAAAAGATGATATAAGGCAAAGGTCCTGGTCCACATCGTCCTTTCTAGTGGGAAAGAAGTTTGTAGCCACATTTCCTGTTGCTAACTCCTCCAGCAAATTAGATTCATGGTCCTTGGTTATTCATAGGCCCCAGTCATCCATCAGGCCTCACTCCTTAAAAGCACAGAATAGCCATAGCCATGACCTTCAGCTCAGAGAAGCAATCCAAAGCTTCCACGATCATCCAGGTTTCCTGACTGGAGCTGGAGGTCATAAATATAGCGTGCGGCACAGAAGAACGCCATGCACATAAAATCTTTTTTGTGGGCTTGGTAATACCTGATTTGTGATGTTCTTGGCTTAAAGCACGCTCTTTTTAAATGCAATAGCCCAGAAGTAGGAACACAGGAAGCTATCCATGCTCAGTATTTTTAGTCACTTCTAGATCTCAGATTTCTGTCTTAGAGCCAGGAGGTCAGAGCTTAGGACAGGATACGTTCAGCTTGAGCCAAGAACTAGGGAAATTCTGTGGGACCACAGGACTGGAGGAGATGTAGCTCGTTGCGCTGTGGTGGCGCGCCTGTCGCTCTGAGCCTTATGAAAGCAGATCTtggctgcggggagggggggggtatTCTCAGAGGCTGCCACGGgtcacagaggaaaagagagaaagaaagagaggaaggaaagaaggaaggaaaaaaggggagggaaaagaaggggggcggagaaaggaaaagatatgaaaagaaagaaagagtagcaGAAAGAGGGATGGCGGTCGAAGGGAAAGATGTACTGGAAATAGAGCTAGCCGGGTAGCCAAAAGATCTGGTCCGTAGGCCCGCGTCTGGCGCTAACTTGCTTCCTATCTCTGGGCAAGCGCCTCACCGATCTCCCCGCCGCAAAATGAGGGGCACCAGAGCTGCACCCTCCAATCAATCACCTGGGGAGTCATTTCTACTTACATACGCGAGACCTCACTCCAGGCCACAGAGCTCATGCTCATAAGAGCGGTAGGGAGACTGCTACACGAGGAAAGCCCCCTGGGCAATTCTGAGGCCCGCCTGCTCTTTGTTCAGAACCTCTGCAGGAAATGAGAGCCAAGCTTCCTTCCAGCCCTAACATCCCAAGAGGCTTTGTGGTTCTGATAACAAACTCGTCTTCCTTCTATTCTTACCCAAGCCTGGCTCTGGTGCCCCGGAGGCGGACAGGTTCAGCCTTGCCGCACTTTCCACGGGCTGCGCCAGGGACTCTGGAGGCGAGAGCCTGAGAGAGACCGGCGGCGCCTTCCTAGTATCGGCGTCACCAGCCAACAGTTCCGGCAGTGACCAGTAGAGGGCGCCAGCCTCTTCCCCGGGGAGGAGAGGTGTGTAAACAGAAGGGATAATGGAACTTCGAAACAGAAGAATACCTTAGAGAGCTTCTAGCCCAACGCACGCGCTGTACACAAGAGGTGATGGGTTCAGAGAGGGAGAATGGCTTATCAGGTCTAAATGCCAGTGGTCTGAGAGTGCTTCTGCACGTTCAAAAAAATTGACCTACCTTTCGTTTTAGTCATGTTGTCCACATCAGGACAAAATCATGACATCTCTTGCCCTGCCGTGCACTCTCAAGTTTGCTTCATGAATTCTATCacaataacaggaggaaaaaatgaggaaatttgtGGCCTGGAAGTCGGGATTCTTGGGAATCCTAGGAAGAACGCTATCATGAATTTGACTTCTTATTTCATGCCCCACACCTTTTACCTGCTCACCATCCTGCCTCTTGGGGCAGTGATAATGCTAAGAGTATGCTGGAAATAGATTGCCTGGGAACAGGCTAAGAAAAACGGAGCCATCACGTAGCCTGGATGAGAAGACACAAAAGGAGATGCATATATTGGTCTTTTGACACATGAGGGAGTGTTTGCAAGCGGCTGGAAACCACAGTTTTCTGAGTCCCTTGAAACCAGAACAGAGCAGTGTGTGAGCACATTCTAACTTTACCGTCAAGATTCTGGACTGgattaaaacagaaacatttgaATTGGGTTGATGGAAggatccccccacctcccaccctcatAAGAAATTGGCTGTGGGAAATCTGAAGATTTTAAGCTAAAGACTAGaaagtttttttcttccagttgaaTGAGGTTTTGCACTGATAGATGCCAGGGGATGGGAAAGGGATTGCTTGTGTGGTCATTTTGGGGAAGACAGAAGACTTggtttagagcagtggttctcaaagtgcggTCCCAGGCAGCATGGGCATCTCCAGGCAATTTGTTAGACATGTAAACTCTCAGACTCTATCCACAGAAGCAGGAAGTCTGCATTTTAAGTCCTGCAGAGGATTTTGAGGCTTGCTGAAATTTGAGCACCACTGGTTCAGAGGTATGTATGGCTTCCACACAGGAGGGTTAGAAGACTTCTAGATAAGCTCATGAGATTTCCCTGTGCCCATTGAGTGAGGGATTCAACACAGATCAGAGAAGAAGGTGTAGCTGAGTTGACAGTTTTAGGCTTCATGGAGGCTGACTTCTTTCTCTAAGGATGAGAAGTCAGGGGATCAGGGAACAGGTATTTCTCCCGTCATCTCTGAGCCTTTCTGCTTTGAGGAAAGGCACAGACAGGCAAGCTGTCAGGCAGTTTGCAGGAAGCTGGCCACTCAAGGAAGTTAAATCAATGGTGACATTTTTAGATGTCACCCCTCCAGATATATGGGCTTTGCACTCTGCAGAGGTCTCATTTGTGTGGAAACCCACTGTCCTCCCTCCCCTAAGAGGAGGGCACCCCCGCGACCCTGCGCCCCAGCCTCACCCTCTTCGGTGACTCGGAGGGGGATCAGCCGTGTAGTCTTCACAAAGGGGCGATGTGCCTCAAAGGCGAACTCCCGGGACACGTTGCAGGTATAGAGGCCAGAGTCATTCAGGGTGACGTTCAGCACGGTGATGGACACATCCTGCAAGTCCTTGCTCCCATTCCACtgcaggcgcccctggaaggggCTCTCCACCTCCTGCTGGCCATTTCGATACTCGTAGATCTGCAGgtagagaagcagaagagagtAGGGCCAGGAGAGAAAACAGGGTAGGGGGGCCGGGATGGGAacagggcagagaaaaggagcagagtcgtgcatggacaggggagggagcagaCAACGTTACAAGGAGATCCCAAGTTTGGGAGTGTGATGAGGAGGCTCAGGGgagggcaaggaagagagagagagaggcagggaaagatgAGCGAAGGTAAACAGGTATCAGGGCGAATGGGCACAGCAAAGGAAGACGCAGACAGGAGTAGACAGGAAGAAGGCTGGCAGGAAAAAaggtacagagaaagagaacaaaagaaggtGAGTAAAGCAGATAGACCAGGAGGGGGAAACTGAACGAAAGAATTggaaggagacagagcaagagagtaAGCTGTGTCACGAGGGCAGCCAGTGGGAGAACAGAGCATAGAGACCAAGAGTGGCAGCTTCACGAGTCACGAAGACATCGTAAAGCCTTGGCCTCAAGACTGGACTCTCTGATCTGGTTGCCACTGAGGGGATGTGGTCAGACTGGGCCAGGCCACAGGAAGGGGACCCTGGACGCCAACGTGTCATGGTTGAGCAGAGAGCTGCCAAAAGATAGGCACACTTCAGGTTTTTCGCTTTGGGCTGAATTATAACTGAAAGGTGGTCTCgaaatttcttttctcaagcACTTCCACCTTCTGACACACCTTTTTATTCTCTACAGCTGTGCTGCCCATTCTAGTCTCCACTTGCCGTATGGAGACTACTTACACTAACAATTAAATGACtagatggggtgcttgggtggctcattcggttgggcatctgacctcagctcgggtcacgatctcacggtttgtgagtttgatccccgcgtctgtgctgacagctcagagcctggagcctgctttggattctgtgtctccctctctctctgcccctcccctacttgcactctgtctgtctgtgtgtctttctctctcaaaaataaataagcattggggcacctggatggctcagtcggttgagcgtccgacttcagccaggtcacgatctcgcggtccgggagttcgagccccgcgtcaggctctgggctgatggcccagagcctggagcctgcttccgattctgtgtctccctctctctctgccccaaccccgttcatgctctgtctctctctgtctcaaaaataaaataaaaaaaaaaataaataaataaataagcattaacaaaattaaaaaaaacttaaatgactaggagtgaaaatgtaaaattcacttcctcatttgcactagccacatttcaagggttcagtggccacacgtggctagtggctactgtattggacagcacaaatatggaacatttccatTTTCACAGGAATTTCTAGCAGACAGCATCGCTTTGTCTGTCCactacaatttttaaagtttcttttcctccttctgagTCAGCTTCTACTCCTTCTGGGCAGACGCGGAAGCAGAGTAGGTGGCTGGCACACAACCAGGCCTGAGGCCAATGGGGGCCTTCGCATCGGGCCTAGACATCCAGATTCCTGTCCGCTGGGGACCGGCCTCAGTCACAGTCAACTCTGAGGGAAGCCCGAGATTTCAGGGAAATTTACTGGTTCCCGTTCTGGAACGAACACTTGATTGGAGCACTCAATTTCACCCTGCTATCGTCTCCATTAAGTCTTTGTACAGAAGAAACTCGCCTTCAAGAAGGTGAGTTAGCTCAGTAAAAAGGGCTTTGTATCTGCTGTCAGACAACCTGTTTCGAATCTAAGGTCTCTTATTAACTTCTTTGGGCCTCTGTGTACCTCACGTACGTATACCTTTTCTCTAGCAAACACTTGTATCATGCTTCCTATGTTCCAGGGCTATTCTAAATGCCTTAAAAATGAAAGCTAACAACTTTGAAGGTAACAATTCTATGAGGTAGCTATGGTTTgcatccccattttagagatgaggaaacagaggcacagagaggtgaagccaGTTGTCTTACGGCACAGAACTAACAAGTTGTAGAGTAGAGAATCAAACCCAGGCAGCGTGGGTTCCAGAGTCCGTGAAAGTGTGAATAAGGGTCATCCCCAAGGTGATATTCAAAGCATGTAACGGTACTGGCCGTGGCACGAACCAGGCCGAGCTGACACCAGCCATAGCACAGAGCGGAGTCCCGGAGGCTCCCCGTTCTGTCAGGATGATCCTTTAGTTGCGTGGGGGAGGTCTGGAGGTTCCCAGTGGGACCGATGATGGTGAGGCTGCTTGGGAAGCTTAGCACAGCGAGTGCCCATTATAGACCTATTCAAATAGTTCACTCACAGATGCGGCTGTACTGGGTATACCAGTTGAACATCAGCCTGGGTCATCCCTGCCATTCTTTTTTCACTGGGATTGCGAGATTTAAATGAGCTAACCTATGCTCTCCCATAGAATGAGGCTGAGTGTTATTTCCATCTTTCTACTAATTTAATCCGTCCAACATGATGGTGCACAAGAGCCCGTGAAAGCACCTGCAAAGTGCCTTGTGGGGTGGCTAGCACACGGTAGACTCTACAtgctatttctctcttctcccccttcccccactggtaACCAGGAATGCCTGTGGCTGGCCAAGTGCCCTTCCCATCACAGAGGCTGGGCTACACTAAGGCCGTCAGTTATCTGCTGGGGAGCTGTCAACGCTTTGAAAAGAAAGAGCCAGGGTTTGTCAGAGCCTCGTTCCCCAGACTCTCGGGAGCCAGGCACATAACAGCAGAGGCAAGCAAAAGAAAGGCCGGAGTCAGCAGCCAGACATACAAGGAAATCTTTACCGCCCTCGGGCCTGTAGAACCACTCCACCACCGTGGTGGcctccacctcctctctcttCATGCAGGAGATGCAGCGCAGCTTCATGGGGTTGCCCTGAACGGCCTCCGTCTCCGAGGGCACTTCCACACACACAGGGAAGCAGACACTGACTGGAGAGAGGCCCAGtgacagggaagggacaggaggtGTTGGGGAGGAGGGCACCAGGAGAGCGGCATTGGAGaacaagagggagggagaagagacagagaaggaagaatcatGAGACAAACCTGAAGATCGCATGTATCTGCGTGTACGTCTTCACCTGGGCTCCCCCAGGATGCGCGCTCAGAACAGGCAGGGCGTGGGCTGCAGGAGCCACGGATGACTCTGAGTTGACTGAAAGCCTCCCGGGGTGCAGCCCTGAGCCCTGCCCTCAAAGACTTAGAGTCTCGGTGGGAAACCGGGGGCACACATACCCACCCATCCATGCACCCTTCATTCAACCACCATTCACTGaaatctactctgtgccaggcctgaTGCGAGGCtgacacaaagatgaataaaacaccaACCACACCCTGAAGGCATTTATAATCTAGCAGGGAACGCATACTTCTAAGTATCATTAAACGGGACCATGGCGAGTGCCATGCTGGTGACGTGTTCTGTTCCCAGAGGAGGGCCAGTTATTCCTGGttgggctggggagagaggaagagaaggaagatgaggCAGGGGTCTAGAAAGGGAGCGGGGACCACGTTGTGAAGACCTTTGTGTGGCCTTCACAACATGAGGGGTCAGATGTTTGCAAGCCATGGAGAGATAATCGTTgcatctgaattttattttaaaaagtaggtaatTCCGACGCCTGGTGGAGGCTGGAACAGCAGATGAGGAAGACGGTGAGCTGGCCACTGGGCTAGAGCAATGCTTTTTTgcagaggagtagagagagacaaagtTAAAAATCTGGAGAGAGGTCAGATTGGGGCGATAGCTTGCCTGCCACATGGAGGTCTGGACTTATGGTCTCTGCCCTCTAGAAACTTGTGGCCCATAAAAATAGGGTGAGTACATCAGACTGCACGTTCAGGATGAGTCAAAAGTGGGATGAGGCCGCCAACAAAGCGAGTGCAAATGTGGGCTGCATTAACAGATGCACAATGTGCACAACGAGGGAGAGACAGTGCCTGTGCACCGTGCAGAACAAATCTGGACCGTTCCGATCAGTTCAGCTGTCACACTTGACAACAGGAAGTTGTTCAGTGAGTGCATGCCCAGCAAGGAGCAAGATGGAGAACGGTCTGGAGACATCGTCTGGGGAGAAACAGATGGGAGAATTGGGGGTGTCTGGCTTGGACACGGAACTTATCTGCCTTCAAGTATTTGAAGGCCTGTGGAAGAGAAATTCGATTCTGTCTAATTCCAAAAGTTACAAGAAAGTAAATttggctcattaaaaaaaaaaaaaaaaaaagaactatctggTGCTGAAGCTGATTACAAATACAAAAAACTATTTGGTAAGAGTTTATTGTATGGAAGATTCAAAAATGGGATGATCTTATATCAGGACTTCTAAGTCCCCTTCTAGTGCTACCTTCCcatgaattaataataaaaacaaaactcctaaaaaaaatgaaacaatacacattgatatttaaaaaccagtatgctggggtgcctgggtagctcagtctgactttagctcaggtcatgatttcaccgttcatgagttcgagccccatgtctggctcagAGCcagctgacagctgacagctgacaacctgcttctgagtctgtgtctctctctttctctgctcctctcctgctcatacattctctctcaaaaataaataaacattaaaaattttttaaacaaacacacaagtgGCACTATGATGAGTTTAAAACATCAAGGGGAAATAAAACTAATTGGTTTTAAaactgtcttggggc
This genomic stretch from Lynx canadensis isolate LIC74 chromosome D1, mLynCan4.pri.v2, whole genome shotgun sequence harbors:
- the SCN3B gene encoding sodium channel subunit beta-3: MPAFNRLFPLASLVLIFWVSVCFPVCVEVPSETEAVQGNPMKLRCISCMKREEVEATTVVEWFYRPEGGKDFLIYEYRNGQQEVESPFQGRLQWNGSKDLQDVSITVLNVTLNDSGLYTCNVSREFAFEAHRPFVKTTRLIPLRVTEEAGEDFTSVVSEIMMYILLVFLTLWLLVEMIYCYRKVSKAEEAAQENASDYLAIPSENKENSAVPVEE